The sequence below is a genomic window from Sceloporus undulatus isolate JIND9_A2432 ecotype Alabama chromosome 5, SceUnd_v1.1, whole genome shotgun sequence.
tgattaaaaaaaaaagcctattcGATTCAAAAATAATACATAGTAAAATTCATTGGCAAAACCTCCAGTTTCtcactttccccctctttctgttACTCTAACACAAAATAATGGGACCTTATTCCTGTttggttttatttgcttttatatttgcaGATGATTTTCCAAAGCCACAAATAACTGTCCAGCCTGAAACTCAAGCAGCAATCAAGGGTTCAAATTTAAGTTTTGTATGTTCGGCAGCCAGCAGCAGTGATTCTCCAATGACTTTTGCATGGAAAAAAGACAATGAGCTGCTGCATGATGCTGAGATGGAGAATTATGCGCATCTCAGAGCACAGGGTGGTGAAGTGATGGAGTACACCACCATTCTCAGGCTACGCAATGTTGAATTCAGTAATGAAGGGAAATACCAATGTGTCATTTCAAATCACTTTGGCTCGTCCTACTCTGTCAAAGCTAAGCTTACAGTGAACAGTAAGCATCTTGAATTTatttgtgcattaaacaaagtCTTTGATATAAAATTTCACCTCTTAAGTTTTCATTCAGAAATTCTGAGTAAATGATGTTGTGGTGCTCTTCAGTGACTAGATGGacttaaaaattatattttgaaagaTAAAGCATGCACATACATtatccagaatcctgttgagcTCAGTGTAGTGTGTTACAACTGGCCATTCATCACTCCCCGGACTTATCATAGGGACACTGCAGCCTCCCTCATATCCATTTCATGGTTGGTGGAAAGCAGAAGGAGAAAATTGGAGGTACATCTGACCATGTTCCCTTAGCCAAatgtgaaatgattacatcatctgcCAAGGTCCTACAGAGTGCTCAGTGGATGATGTAATGATTTCATGTCTGGCCATGGTGATGCTTCTCTGAACCCTCCTCCACTCCACCAACCCTGGAATAGCTGTAtgtgtgttggggtgtgtgtgctgTTGTATGGTAATTTCAGAAGAGAAAGTGAATACTGCCTTCCACATTGACCCACAAAAACACATACATAGGTGGAAGGTTGTCTTACCCTTGTATATGCCAAGAACAAGAGGCCATAAAGCTGAAACTTTATTTGATTAATCTGAAGTGCTTAACAGTGGTAAATGGCTACAATCTCCtggggttttttggggagggggggaaggacaGAGGGCAGAATTCACCATGAAAGCAAATACGTACTCAGCTGTACTGTGTGTTTTTAAGAATGTGTAGCATGACTAATCCTGTACTAGTTAAATTCTGGAAGCCATATACTGCTCTAATTATGAGCTTTCCTAAGATCAGATCTTAAAGGTTACTTGCATTTAAAAAAGTCTAAACCAAAGTCTACACCAAATTGAACTGAATAACTGAGAAAATAGTGGAAAACAGTCTTTTATGCATTGACATGGACATTGAGTCTTCTCACACTATATAGGCATTCTGGAACCAACTGATGGTATTAAATTTCTTCTATTTTAGTGCTTCCTTCATTTACCAAGGTGCCCATGGACCTTACAATTCGTGCTGGAGCAATGGCACGATTAGAATGTGCTGCTGTAGGACACCCAGTGCCCCAGATTGCTTGGCAGAAAGATGGGGGCACTGACTTCCCAGCAGCACGCAAGCGACGCATGCATGTGATGCCTGAGGATGATGTTTTCTTTATTGTGGATGTCAAAATTGAGGATACTGGTGTTTACAGCTGCACAGCTCAAAACACTGCTGGAAGCATCTCTGCAAATGCAACATTGACAGTATTGGGTAAGATGAAATGTTACTATATAATGTCATCTGGTGTTCTAAACTTTTGTCTTTGATGGTAAACCTTTCTGGAAGAACTTTCTGGAAGTAACAATCATATTTTTGCTTGGTTGGTTTCAGAAACACCTTCATTTTTGCGGCCCTTATTGGACCGAACAGTAACGAAAGGAGAAACTGCAGTCTTACAGTGTATTGCCGGCGGTAGTCCTCCACCACGACTGAACTGGACCAAAGATGACAGCACTTTAGTGGTGACAGAGAGACATTTCTTTGCTGCGGGAAATCAGTTGCTCATCATTGTGGACACAGATTTTGAAGATGCTGGGAAATACACATGTGAAATGTCTAACACTCTTGGAACTGAGAGAGGCAACATTCGCCTCAGTGTAATTCCTACTCCTACCTGTGACTCTCCTCAGAATGCTGCTCCATCCTTGGATGATGATGGATGGGCCACTGTGGGTGTTGTGATCATAGCTGTGGTCTGCTGTGTGGTGGGCACTTCCCTTGTGTGGGTGGTCATCATATACCACACAAGGAGAAGAAATGAAGATTGTAGCATCACAAACACAGGTGTGTAAACTGAAACTTGGCACAAGACAAGCACACTCAAATATGTTTGAGGTTACTCTGCATACGTTTTCATCCTGTCTTTTGACTCTAATTCAGGAGAGTGAATTGCTTTTCAAAACTGTCTGTCTCTAGCTTGTTTGCTTTAAATAACTGCAAAGAATCTTGACACTGATACTTTATGTATGTTTCTTTAATCACAGATGAAACAAATCTGCCTGCTGATATTCCAAGTTATCTGTCATCCCAGGGAACTCTAGCTGAAAGACAAGATGGATATGGGTCATCCGAGAATGGAAGCCAACATCACTTTGTATCATCTTCATCACCTTCCATGGGAGGATACTTTTTACAGCAAAGGGACAGTAGTGGTAGGTATTTAACATGCCAGTTGtatgttcagtgggacttattcccaGATAATTGTGAACAGGTTTGCAACCTAAATTTTTGAAATATATAGCACTGATGTCTGGGATGAAATGTCTCTTGTCCTTAACTCTCAGATGCAGCTTTATGCCAGATGCAGTCTGGAGTTGGTAAATTCAGTTAAGGAACAgcaatttgattatttttatattttgcatttcttgGTCAAAAGTTCTTCCTCCAAAAgttttgaaatgtaaaaataatggtttgtttttttttttttagcaatccTAGTCTATTGTAGATagtgacagatagatagatagaccagCCTTCCTGACCTTTGCCCTCTGGGCCtgctagactacaaatcccatctccTCAGCCAGTATGCCTAATGGACATTTTATTTGGGGATTGTGCAATGTAGTTGGACACTACAGGTTCTGCATATGTTGGTAAACATTCATACTTTGTTTCCACATGTAAAACACTTCcaggaaatgacttggagattcttgttctgtgttttatttcatttttatttcccacTTAGAGCCAAGTTTTTCAGAACATTGGTCAGTGATATTAATAGTGTGTAGATTGCTGCCAAGTGCCTTCAGCATGGGTGCCAGCTGAGGCCTTGCTGCTGACAGAGacgttctgtttctttcttttttcttttttccaacaaCAAACAGAGGTCTCTGTTCCAGATTAATGCTATTTCAAGTCTTCCACATTCCAAAAGCAAAGTCTGTGTTTGCTGTTCTCCCTGACTGGTTCTCTGAGACACACATGGGAAAAAGAGATTGTATAGCAGCCACTTTTTCCTACCAGTCTTCTAGGTCTTAGTACCGAGTTGAAGATCCTGTGCATGTGAGAAGTAAATGTACATACCCAGAAAATGAGTGTTTGTGAATAATGAACAAAGCAGTAACTGCAGTCTTTTGGTTCTAGATCTTCTGATTTACCCACATAGCATGCTAATACTGTATTGCTAAAATTCCCCTCCCTCCACTTAACAAACACAAACATTCTGCACATCCTGATGTGTCctatatttgttttaaaggaaTTTGTCATATGGATAATTGCAGTGAAAATGACATTGAAGCTGTAACAGATCCATTTTTATGCCATTATCTGGGAATGTCAGGAAGTATATATTTGAAAGGGAATGTATGTGGACCAGATGTGTTTGAAGTATACCACACAGGTaatgtatatgtttttttaaatagtttacttttttttctttttggatgttTCCAGAATTTTTCTCTGAAGCTAATCAGGTTCTCGTTTCATCTAATTTTATTTAAGGGTGCACTCCAGAGCAAAGAACAGTGTGTATGGATGTTTATGATTCAAGCTGCTTAAAAAGGAAGGAATGCTATCCCCAGCCTCACCCACCTGAAGATCCTTTTGACCAGTATATCAGCATTTCTGGAATCCACACTCCAAGCACTAAATTGCTTCCTTCTGTTTGCACCCAAAGTGAAGAAAGTGGAACAAAAATTTCACATTTAAATGTGGATGTGTGTCATTTTGAGAGAAATCAAGAATCATCTTCTGGTGCTACAAGTGGCACTTTCATGGGTATGTTTTAATGGTTGATTAAGGTGTAGTGTAATGGtataagtgttggactaggactgtgggaaaccagagttcaaatccctgcttagctgtggaaacccactaggtaatcttgaacaagtcacaccaTTTCattatcagaggaaggcaatggcaaacctctaaataaatcttggtaagaaaaccttatgacaaagttaccataaatcagagtcagcttgaaggcacatagcaacaaaaaaAGCTAATAATCCTGACGGCATTTAATAGAGAGGGAGCCCAATGGAGCATAATAGAATTTGCTTCTGAGTAAGCATCATAAGAGTATACTGCAAAGCAGGAATGGGAGTGTGTAACactccagatgttcctggactgCAACCCCTCTCATCCCACCCCATTTGCTCTGCTGACCGGACCTGATGAGTATTGTAGGCtaataataaactaataatagATGCCACATGTTCTTTACTTGCTCTAAAAGCTACAGATGATGCTTTTGAACAACAAACTGATTGTTTTGCTTAATTAGTTGTGCCAATATAACTACTTTtccttggataaaaaaaatgAAGTTAGAAAAACTGATGATCCATAGAATAAAAGAGAGGTTTATTAGAAGTTATTCCAAAGTTGGTTAAATAAAGCAGGGATCTGAATGTCACCCTTCAAGTGTTGTTGGGTTGCAGATCCTAGCAGCCTTATCCAGCATAGGTCATGGTGAGGAATGTTATTTGGAGGACTTCAGGATTCCCATTCATGAACTAATGGTTGGATTTCCCTGCTGTGCTCCAGTGAATGGGGAGCACAAAGCAAATAAAGGTGATTGAGCAGCTGCATCTGTCCCTGGAAAATGCATAGTAGAGCTGTTTATCTTCACTATCATTTTTATATTAGGCTGTTACCTCCAGTCCAACAGCGTATGTCTGTAGCAGCCAAATTTGCACAATTAGATGAATAAAGTTACTGAAATCTCATATAGGCTGTTTCAATCTTTCTCTTCCTGCAAAGAGTTTCAGAGAACCATAAAGCATTATCTTCTCCCTATCTTATCTTCTACTCTTTGACATGACTTTTTCATCAATCAAAGATATTCAAAATCATAAAGGAAAAATATGGTGACCACGTTAGAGACACAGGGCTAATTCTGTCTGAGATGCTGTCAGTTAATATAGTATTGAGGGATTTCAGTGTAGGCTGAGGCCATTCCCATTATTGGCCATATAAAGACTagagagaaaacaataaaaaaacaggtAATTTAATTTCAATTCCCATTGGCAATAGAAAAGTAACCTCTTGAGATCCAGATGTCCCTGCCCTGCATGAAGCTAACTGCTCCTTTGTTAAgcagaacactgaatttctcaaggagtctctgaaatccctcaataccatcttaactcACAACTTCTCAGATCAAATAtaagcctgtgactctaacataatcattatttttaacaccattgcctgatgaagaatccagtgaaactttgaaagcttgcataatgtattttatgctttggagttggccaaGATCCAGTTGACCAAACAGTAAGTATTGCTgcttgtgggttttggattttgttgtgatTTGTTGTGATGaacggccaacacagctacctcaattatattttttttcctttgaaatgggCCCGATACAGACTGGAAGAAAGCGGCAGTctgaggctgcccctttcttctttagatcattgctgtggcaaccgcacagccACAGCAACGATCCGCAGCAAAAGGGATCtccgaaatgcagctccttccgtTGACGCCACCAAGGTGCCATAAGCTCCCTAGGGTGTCATGGTAATGTCATGCATGTGCCATGCTGTTTGGACGCAGTGTGCACATGTCATCGATACGTGCTCCATGTGGACGGCGGTGCCTAAAGATCGTGCCACCATCATGcgttagggttccggagcgtgcagGTGCCACGTGCTCTGGAACCGTAGAATTGGCCCTAGGCCGCCGCAAACCAGCAGTCTCTACTGTGTCATAAGTTAGGCTGATCGAGGCTGAGTAGCTCAAACTCATGTGACAAGCTTCCTGcctaaatatatatttgaatctAGCTCTTTCTTTCCACTACATTGTCCTGTGTTTTACAGGCAAAACTGATCTCTGTGTCCTGCAGTCTCTCCAAACAACTGAATGCCAGATAGCCAGCTTTCCATGATTATTCAGCCCAGTTTGTTAGATCCACATTGGGAACTTCCCCATTTAGCACACAGTTGAGCTCCTAGTTTCCCAGCCAGCTAAAGAGATGTGAAAAGAAGCCTCCTTTCAAAGTTGTGTATCTCTTGGCTTGGACTGGGGCAGATGGGGTTGTTTTCAAAGGCATCTCTTACTAAACACAGCATGAACTATAGTATGTCAAGAGATAAAGGCACAAACGCAATTTTTTGTTTAGATATTTTGCATTGGTCAGTgggttttgtacattttttctctaaagaaaacatttaataatttctctctctctctctctttgtctctttaAGGAACTTTTGGAAAACCGATATGGAGGCATCAACTTGATTCCTTCCCAGGCTCTAAGCAGCCACCTGTTTGGCAACCAAAAGCCTCCCATAGTCATCTTCACGAGTCGTTGGACTTTGACTCAGAATCTGAGGATGATTATAGAAAGGACAGGACGTTTCCTGCTGGTGACAATGCCAAATGTATTTACAAGCAGGCAGCTGAACATTTTAGGACTCCTACTTTTCAGTCCTTTGAATTGGATACATAGCTTCCTCACTCACCTTAACCTCCCCCCAAAATTTTATGAACCAAAGGAATATACTACCTCAAAGTGGACattatttaaaaggaaagggaagaaaagatgtTCCATTCTTGTTTTTTAATAGAGCTATGATTcagaaaagaaatacattttatatggATACAGGTTTATTTCCAAAACATTATACATTTGTGTGGATTATACATTCCTTATAGAatatatttctaataattttatAGCTTTGTTTTAACCAAATGGTACctttttttgtaaattaatggTGTGAATAATAACTATGCATTTGTTACTAAGAGAGACTGTTTTATTCCAATGAGTGCTAAAGCATTCCAAACAACTACCGATATATGTAAAgtaagtgtgtgtgcgtgcgtgcgtgtgtgtgtgtgtgtagatgtgttTAATGGACATTTGAAAGTTATGACATGGTTGTATTTGCAtatcacttttaaaaagtttgacTTCTCTCTGTTCACAAagatctatattattattattattaaaaggacaggtttctgttcagaaaaatgaaaaggtGATTTCTCTGCCTCCCCTTGGTCAAGTCATCTGCAGTATAGTGAATAAGCCATAGCAGGGTATCAGCACTATGCACAAATCTACTTGTAAATTTTTTTGCTCCCTGTAGATTTCATTATTGCTACCCCAGGTGCTACATATGATTCATCCCCAACCACCAATATGTATCACAGTTCTCAAAGCAAAATTAGCAACAGGGAACACTACTCCCAAATGTTAGCAATCCCACCAGCATATACCAGCTTCAGTCAAGTGGCTTTAAACTGCAAGCAATGAATTCCTTGAACTGAGGACAACATGTCCACATTCCCTTTTCATATATTTTCTTAATCACCAAATAGAGAAAGTATGGATTGTATTAATCTTTTTATGATGCTCAATTGAAAAAAAACTATTGCTCTGAGATTTCCATGTATTGAAATTGCCTGAAAACACCTACACGCCAACAGTCTCCTGTTTGGCATCTTCAGTGCAGACATCCAAGGGCAGGAAAGTCTTTGCTGCACTGTAATAATGTGTGAAGTGATGATACATCCTCTTTGATTTGTCATTTCCAAAGTGCTGCTAAGCCAAACAGTCCACCAGCTGTGTACTCTTCATCCCTTCCAGTGAAAAATCAGGGGCTGGATTCTGGTAGGTCCTCGTTTCAATGATCATGTACAAAGGCCCCAGGTTTAGTCACTGACATTTCTATTTCAAAATAGTGAGATTGCAGACAACCTACCTTTGGTCATTGTAGCTAGTCATGTACAAGGTTAGGCAACAGTCTTGTACCAAGTAATAAGGCACATTGAATTAGGTAGTTGTGGATAGGATTGCACTATTAGATGGAATAAATAGTGTCACCTAGTACAAGGCATCTTTCTACACGAATGTTCCACAGACACTTGCCACAGGCCTAAGTTGTCCCTTGACACATACTATAAATTAGATATTTTGCTTGTGATCTGGCAGTAAGCAGCTGCTAGTTCTCCAGTAAATGCTGCAGGAAAGAttgcttctacactgcagaaatggctGCTAGCTATTTCTATATACTGCTTGTATTTACTTGCTTTTCTTCATGCAAACACATGTCTGGAAACAACCGCATGTAAGGAGAAAATGcttgcatttaaaataaattgacacAGTGAACCAGCTCTGAATCATTGAAAATATCAAATGGTTATCAGCATGAAAACTGAACCTTCTTCATGACACAACAGCAGAAAGTCAAGTAGATGAAAAACTTGTGAGTTAAATGGCACCATGTTATTCAATTGTCCCGGTAAGCCGCTAGTTTGTATGAAAGGAGGAGCAGTTCCACTTCTGATTAATGTTCAGTGTCTTTCCTTCTTAAACTAGCATGGTGATATTTATACTTTATTGCTGTTGAACATTAGTAATTAGCACTGCAATATTATTCTGTATAATTTAGTTTACCACTACCTATGCTGGCAAATGCAAGTGGTGGAACTAAACCTGCTACATGAAAGACTAGGACTGAGCAATGTGTAGTCTTCCAGATTTCATTGCATTAGCTAAGGCTAAAGGGAATTTCCATCTAGTAGTTGGAGGGTCACAAGTTTCCCACTCTTTTGGGGGATTGCAGTCTGCTTTACAAGAGCACTGGCTGTTGGAACTGATGGCAAAGACCAGAGTTTGCAATTCCCCTTTCCATTTCAGTTAAATAACTGCCCCCACACATGTACAGACCAGAAGTGTGATCCAGGACTATCCAAATCCTAGGTCAATAAAAATAGAATTCTGTGTTCTATATaagctattaaaataaaacacatttgtcTTCATAATTTCTCCCACTGCTATGAGTGCAGGTGGGAGAGAAATAGAAAGCATATTTGAAATCTCTCATACACTTCCCCAGTTTCCCAGATAACATTCAGGCATATAATTGTAGAGCTGCATTTCTTTTGGTTAATGTCAATACAGTATCTCATTCTAACAAGGTCCTTTTGAAATGCATTCTTATTTTCTGAGGTTTTGACTGCCCCCTCAGTTCTATCTCATTTGTGAATTTAGGGAGAAAAAATTATCTCCTCCCCATTATCTATGGCATTGATAAAACATTGGAGAGTAATAAGCCTAGGACAGGGTGCTGTGGTATCCCTCTTGGATTTAGAATCTTTTCCTAAAAGTGGCCCATAATTCACTCAGCTActatccctttttttaaaaaaaagactagtTGGCAAGACCTATCCTTGAAAGGTTTATGCTGGTTACTACTTACTGCCAAGAGTCTTACAAATGGAGTCCTTTATAATCTATTACAATATTTTTTCCAGTCTGAATTGGACTAGCCAATCAGTGGTTTTCAAAGCAGTCCCTTTACCTTTTTTGAAGACTGGGAAATTTGCCTGGCTTCAAGCTTGTAGCATATCATTCTAGGATTTCTTAAAGACTCTATACCATATGTTAGCAGCTAAGAATGCAATTCATATGACCCTGAGGATATTATTTAAAGTAGATAGGTATTTTTCCCTAGCATCACCTTACAATTTTTGAAAGGCAGTTCTTGGTCCCACACAGAGACAGGGAAAGTCCGGATTAATCCTCTGTGGTCCCACTTTTTCACTGcttgtaaaatgtcccagcttatctttcctcctcctactttccccctttgccctcaacTCATGTTAGATGCTGCAAACTGAatacaaagtgcaaaagtagtttgcactcagcttggtaaaggagaagaggggtgaaatcttgccctttaTAAGCAAAAGCAAAACTGCTAAAAGCCATTTTAATTCTCTCCGATATTACTTGGCTACAGATGTTATATTTTTCATCTGCaatattccggggggggggggggggagtgtaggAAAAAAATCTGCTACAGTAGAAGCATTTCTGACCTAGTTTTGCACGTGGAGGACAAGAATAATGTGAAGTCACATTGAAACAATTCCTTATTTTCACTCTGAAATAAATCTGCTCTTAGACTAAAGTTGTCAGTGAAGTTGGACAATTCAGTATCAGATTTCTAGATCAAGTTTAAACTGAAAACCTGCCCCACTACCCTCCCCAGACATAATTGCCATTCCAAATAAAAGATTAAGGCATTTTATCTCTTTGGTTAAAAATCAAAGTGCAGTACTTCTGGGTAATTAAAAGTAGATTAAAAGAGGCCCCATCTGTTTTCACTGGTTTTTGTCTAGGGCTCCTGAAAGCTGTGAATCCTCATGTCAGCAGTGTAAGCATATGTGTCTCTCCATGCCCATGTGTCTCTTAGTGGGCTAGTATTACAAGACTCATAGTgggacttttctttaaaaaatcgaTTCACTTTGAAGGTGCAAATTTATATAGTTGTCAGATTTTCAATACAAAATTGGAAGCAGCTGTTTGAACAGAACTTCATATGCCACATCTTTTAGAGAATAAGGCTGGAGCAAAAGGTTCTCCCCTTCTTAGATCCTGCCCCCCTTTTGCCAGTGAAGTCAAAATCAGAACTTCTCCATCCAAGAACCTGGCATCCAGATTGTAGtacaatttcccccctttaatTTACACATTAGTATGGGAGACAGGAAGTTAATCCATCTTCAGTCACTGGTGGTCTAACTACAGAATGGATTTTTCATGCTTTTGTTTATCAAAATTGCCAGGTTTTCTGACTCTTATTGTTAATTTGTCTTCATCGTTGCCAGATGTGAATATGTGGTAGCAGGCATTGATATCGGCATTTGGGGATAATTAACTGTGTTTtgaaagaaattaatttttcctGGGTTAGACATAAAACTCTCTGAATCAATAACACACAAAATCCTAAATTAGATTTGCTCACTAAATCACAGTGGCCTCTGATTCTTTGAAAATATGTGATCGTAGGTATCCATATCAGACATGACTGTGCAAATACCAAACAGAAATGCCAAGTAAAACGATAAAAGAATCCATTTCAGAAGTTTGATGAGGAATACATGTTTAATTGTCAACTCAGAAGCATCATTTAACatcattctttttctccctttctcctggcCCCTCTTTCATGGCAGGTGTTGCCTAAAGATCTTCTTTGAAAGCAATTTACAATGCAATACTATACATGTCTACTCTGAAGCAAGTTGTATTTCAGTTAGGCTCACTTCCAAGTGAGCGACTCTAAAACTGAGGCTTGAATTTTGATGATTCCTCACCAAGGAAAGGATAAAAATATGCTAAAATATGGCCCCATAAGAACTGTAATAGAACAAAATATGTGTGAAGCCTCTATTTTAATGCATATTCAAATTTCCCCATTATTCCTGTCTAGTGGTAAATAGTAATGCTGAAGATGGGCCTGATCTAAAGATTTATATATGAATGTGGGAGCATTTTTTGATCCCCTTCCTTCCAATATCTTGACATATACACAAGAGGGCTGATAATGCAGAATAGTAAAATGGACTGGGTTGTACACCAAATAAGAAAATCCCAGTTCACAATGTGCAAACACTTAACTGTTAGTACAGTGGCTTTATGGCAGCGCCAAGGAAGGtccacttttttttccttttgtgtttttttacagCACCTTTTCTTCAGAAGAAAAACCAATGGGAACATCTTGCCACCAGTGGATGGAGCTTCCGCCACTTCAGTGGTGGCCCAAGCACTTCTACCAACCTGAGGCAGAAATCACCTTTTGCTAACAtctatatagcaatagcaagtgcatttccatactgtttatcagtgaactaacattccctaagcggtttacaatacaTAAGTCAATTGTCctcaacaagctggctactcatttgaCTGAGCTATGAAAGGATAGAAGACTGGGTGGactctggagccctgcctggaatcaaactcacaaccttggtgtgagtggctgcagtacctgcaTTTAAGTACTGCATCCTCAGGGCTCTTGTATGGCACTGAGATCGagattgtgggggggggggagaggtaaaCTCAGTAGAAAGTAGTGCCAGTGCTCAAATTACTTACACCCAGAGCCATGCACACCCCCACACACCTAAGACACCCTACCCACAATATCTTGCTCTAGGGACTCCACAGAGCAAGGCATTTAGAGTATGATGGGCTCTGGAGCACTGCATGGCAACCATTTCTCATATGTCATTTGTGAAGCAAGACAGTAGCTGGCCCAGCTCTCCAAAACCTGTCAATCCCTGCTCTGAAGTATTGTACCACAATATTCACCACAATCACAGAGGGATGAAAGTAGGTCTCCCAGACAGTTGATTGGACTAACTGCCCTTCATGCCTCTGATGCTGGGTGCTTTCGCTCTACTCAAATTTAGCggtatggttccactttaactgccatggttctgtcctatgaaatcctgggatgtgtagttgaGGGAGGAG
It includes:
- the LRIG3 gene encoding leucine-rich repeats and immunoglobulin-like domains protein 3; amino-acid sequence: MASLLLGLLCCCSLALVAKGCPEPCRCLRELLDCSRLRLRRVPEPLPGWTGQLDLSHNRLSSIKPSSLSHLHGLKEIKLNSNEFETIPNLGLVSANITFLSLTGNKISDILPEHLKPFQSLETLDLSNNNISLLKMGTFPPLVLKYLHINNNRIVSLEPGTFDNLSSTLQVLKLNRNRISSIPQKMFKLPQLQHLEMNRNKIRKIDGLTFQGLPSLKSLRIQRNGLARLMDGAFWGLSNMEILQLDHNNLTEITKGWLYGLLMLQQLHLSQNAISRISPDAWEFCQKLSELDLTYNNLARLEDSSFVGLSLLVRLNIGNNKVSYIADCAFRGLSSLQTLDLKRNEISWTIEDMNGAFSGLDKLKWLLLQGNRIRSITKKAFSGLDALEHLDLSNNAIMSIQGNTFSQMKNLKELYLNTSSLLCDCQLKWLPGWLEDNNFQTFVNATCAHPQILKGRNVFTVSLNGFVCDDFPKPQITVQPETQAAIKGSNLSFVCSAASSSDSPMTFAWKKDNELLHDAEMENYAHLRAQGGEVMEYTTILRLRNVEFSNEGKYQCVISNHFGSSYSVKAKLTVNMLPSFTKVPMDLTIRAGAMARLECAAVGHPVPQIAWQKDGGTDFPAARKRRMHVMPEDDVFFIVDVKIEDTGVYSCTAQNTAGSISANATLTVLETPSFLRPLLDRTVTKGETAVLQCIAGGSPPPRLNWTKDDSTLVVTERHFFAAGNQLLIIVDTDFEDAGKYTCEMSNTLGTERGNIRLSVIPTPTCDSPQNAAPSLDDDGWATVGVVIIAVVCCVVGTSLVWVVIIYHTRRRNEDCSITNTDETNLPADIPSYLSSQGTLAERQDGYGSSENGSQHHFVSSSSPSMGGYFLQQRDSSGICHMDNCSENDIEAVTDPFLCHYLGMSGSIYLKGNVCGPDVFEVYHTGCTPEQRTVCMDVYDSSCLKRKECYPQPHPPEDPFDQYISISGIHTPSTKLLPSVCTQSEESGTKISHLNVDVCHFERNQESSSGATSGTFMGTFGKPIWRHQLDSFPGSKQPPVWQPKASHSHLHESLDFDSESEDDYRKDRTFPAGDNAKCIYKQAAEHFRTPTFQSFELDT